The genome window GGTGAGTCAGCGGCTCCCGGCTCCAGGCTCCAGGCCGCCTAGGGCCAGAGCTTGAGGAGCCGGGTGTGGGTTCGCTGGGCCGGCAGGTAGGCCGTGTCTGGGGCTAGTGGGTCTGACTAGGCTTGTATCGCTCTGAGGGAACAGCCCTAGGTCTGGGGGAGAGAATTCCTGACTGTGAGACCCGCCTTCCttggccccagcccctcccagttCCCCCAGCGACAGCCACTTCCTGGTCCTCAACGCAACCATGGCTGAAGAACAACCGCAGGTCGAATTGTTCGTGAAGGTAAGAACACCTTCTCTCTCCTTTGCCGTCCAAATTCCTGGAAGCCAGCCCCAGCCTCAACTCTCAATCCCTTCCCTCCTTGACCCCCCACTCCCAACCCCACGTGCAATCTTTTGGGGGGGACGGGAGGGGGAGAAAATTAACTTGTAAGCAGGGAATGAGAGTTTTAGAATTAGCCCAGAAAAGTTCGTAAAAGTGCGAATTTCTAGCAGCCTAAAGGAAGGGAAGGTAGAGAAAAAGGAGAGTTTCCAGGAGTAAGACTGGGGTGGGTGGAGGGCGAGCCGAAGGAGGGACGGGGAGAGAAAGGGGCAGCGAGCGGGAGCCCAGCGGGGTTGGGGAGGGTAGAGGGGCAGCAGCTGGGGCGTGTGGCCCCAGGAGGAGCTCGGAGGGTGAGGGTGCTGTAGGGAGAGGTGTGGGGCGCGTGTGGCAGGGGCGGTTTCAAGGAAGAGGGTGTGTTGAAGGCTTGAGAGTGAGGGAAGAGCACTGGGAAGAATTGGTGGGGTGCGAGGAAAGAGAGGGGAGTGGGAGTGCAGCTCGGAAGCGGCTGGAAAGGCGATCCGGTGATGACGAACGTCCCCAGGACGCCAGAGAAGGGGAGGCGGCAAGGAGATGGGAGTTCCGTGGTAGCTGCCAGAAGATAGGTGGGAGAGAAATCAGGAGAGCTGGGTTAGGGCACTCAGGATTTGGGAGTTGTAGAAGCAGGAGAAGATTCGCCCgactctctcctctctctgtggtGTGATGAGGAGAGGTGGTCCCGTGGCTTTTGGGGATGGAAACCGCAGGCTGCCGCCTTCTCTGTGTCTGCCCGGCTCTTCCCCATTCCAGTGgccgctcccctccccaccagcgCTGCCCTCTTTCCCGGTCTGGGGACCTCATCTCAGTGCCCTCCCTCTAGCTTCGGTGTCGTCCCCTCTGTCTTCACGTCTCCCTGTTGCACATTCTCCCTACCTTCTGCTTTCCTGCTCCTTCCTTTCCACTCCCCCGCTTTTGTGTGTTCCTGCatgtctctccctttcctttctactCAGGTCTCAGGCAGCCATTCCCTCTTCCCAGGCCCAGTGAAGTTCACCTCTCTTGGGTCTGCCTTCTTAGGTGTGGTCCCACCTCACTCTCACACTCGCCTCCGCCTCCGGGGCTATATTTACTCCTTCCTGGGTGAGGCTTTGCCGCTGAGAATCCAGGCCATGTCCTGTGTAGGAAGGATTATCTGCAGTCAGAGGACTTGTGCTGGGACACCCCAGCAGTGCAGGTGGGGGGCTAGCTGCCTAGGCCTCAGCCTCACAGGTCCCTGCCCCCACTTCCTTGCCAGGAAGGAAGCTGCTGAggccagagacagagagatgaatCACCCTCAGCTTAGGGGGAGGTGTCCCTTGGGGCAATGAGGTCATCACTTGCTAATTAGAGGGCAGCCCCCTTCTGCAAGGCCCTCCACATTTCTAGGGTGACACTTGGGACCCCTTGACTCAACTCTCCAGTCAGCTGCCAAACCTCACTCCACCTCTCCTGTCCTCAGACACTACTCCATTCAGGAACCCAGGAGTCCAGGCCTCTAGTCTACAACTCTGGCCCCACCAAAGTCCCACACTGTTGCCTCTCTAGAGTACGGAGTTCCCCAAGATCCATTCCCTTGGCCTACCTTCCACCTGTCCTCAGTCTCTGGGAAACCAGAACCCTGCCTTTGCAGAAAATTTTCCCACTGATCTACCTTGGTTTGATGTAGGCCCAAGAATGGGGAAGCCAGTTCTGGGGGGAGCTTTTAGTGGAGGACGGTGTATGTGTCATGACTAGACAGAAAACAGCTGGTCTGGGAGTAGCAATGTAGAGGATGGCTTGGGGGTGTGTGGGGTACACTGGGCCTAACCTTGGAGTGGGGGTTGCTTTTCAGGCTGGCAGTGATGGGGCCAAGATTGGGAACTGCCCCTTCTCCCAGAGACTGTTTATGGTGCTCTGGCTCAAGGGAGTCACCTTCAACGTCACCACCGTTGACACCAAGAGGTGGGCTCACTTCTGTTCCTCTAAACACCCCTTGCGTACATACGTGTGCATACACACTCACCCACATAGTCCTTCTATCTTGAACCTTTTTCCCCCTCTACCTGGagtccctttctcttccctcatCCCTTCATCCCCTGGTTCTGGTTCTCTCTGACCCACTTTTCCTGTCCTGATGCCTGGGCCCTTCTCTAGGCGGACCGAGACAGTGCAGAAACTGTGCCCAGGAGGACAGCTCCCATTCCTGCTGTATGGCACTGAAGTACACACAGACACCAACAAGATTGAGGAATTTCTGGAGGCAGTGCTGTGCCCTCCCAGGTATAGGGACACTCAgaaaggggaggggggacatgggagACTCTGGGAAACAGAGAGGTTGAAGAATGGAAAACAGATGGTgatggggctggggcagggaagctAGCTGAGTCTTCTCCCAACGAGATATCTTACCTTGTTTTTCCCATTGGCTTTCAGGTACCCCAAGTTGGCAGCTCTGAACCCTGAGTCCAACACAGCTGGACTGGACATATTTGCCAAATTTTCTGCCTACATCAAGAATTCAAACCCAGCACTCAATGATAGTAAGTCTTGGAGGTCAAAGGCCTGGGTCCTGGGAGGAACGGAGAAGAGTCGGGGTTAGAGGGTATTAGGGGGTACCTGGAAGTTCAGAGAGATGGAGCAGATGTTGGTAaagctcccccagcccctccattTTTGCTTTACCTCTGTATTTCCCTGCATTTTCACTGGCTGAAACTTTTAGGCCCTCTCATTTGTCCCCTAGCCTCTTCTGCCCTATTGGGGACATTAGTTGGCTGCTGGCCTATTTTCTGGCAGAATAGGGTTATGCTTAAAAACAATGACTAGATCCAGACCACCTGAGTACAAATCCAACtatctgtgtgactttgagccatcatttaacctctctataAATCCAATTCTggatctgtaaaatgaggataacaatgcCCATTTCATGGGTtgatatgagaattaaatggagttttgtttttaaatgtaaagtacttagaataacACATAGAAAACTAACTACAttagtgttagctattattattttggattgGCCATTAGTATCCACCCCATATGATGCTTCCTAGACTATGTCAACCTCTCGAAGTTCTAACCAATTTCCTCTCTTGCACAGATCTGGAGAAGGGGCTCCTGAAAGCCCTGAAGGTTTTAGACAATTACTTGACATCCCCCCTTCCAGAAGAAGTGGATGAAACCAGTGCTGAAGATGAGGGCATCTCTCACAGGAAGTTTCTGGATGGCAACGAGCTCACCCTGGCTGACTGCAACTTGTTGCCCAAACTCCACATAGTACAGGTGTGTggtcattttttgagacagggtctcgctttgttgcccaggctagagtgagtgccgtggcgtcagcctagctcacagcaacctcaaactcctgggcttaagcaatcctcctgcctcagcctcccaagtagctgggactataggcacgcccggctaattttttctatatatatattagttggccaattaatttctttctatttataatagagatagggtctcgctcttgctcaggctggtttggaactcctgacctcgagcaatccgcccgcctcggcctcccagagagctaggattacaggcgtgagccaccgccccggcCTTTAAGGAGCTCTTTAAGGAGCTCCCCTAAAGGCTTTCCATGACAACCACTCCAAAGGTGGCGACTTTCTTAGGGTGATTTCCATAGATTGCTACTAATGGAAGACCCCACCCCAGTCTTTACAGCACTTGCTGGCAAGACCACTGTTTGAGAGAATTACATTCCATAATAGAAGCCACGGGTACTAACAGACTGGCTGAGAGTAACACACCCCAGTATTACTTTGAAGAATGTTCCTCCTATCTGTGATAACTGCCAAATCCCCAGATTAGACAGAACAGGCTTTTCCTAAAGTCAAAgctttaattctttttatagctTCAGTCTTCACTTCCTCTTGTGAAAGTGAAATACTGGTTCTCGTGTTTTTGTCATAGCCTCAAATCTATGGTTTAGTTTGTGCAACATGGGCCCAATGTCAGTCTGCCACGCGACTGTGTAATCCAGCCTTCTTGTCCCGGCATTCAAGAACCTCCACCATCTGGCTTCTCTTCCtactgattcctttttttttttagacagagtctcgctttgcttcccaggctagggtgagtgccatggcgtcagcctagctcacagcaacctcaaactcctgggctcaagcaatcctcctgcctcagccttccgagtagctgggactacaggcatgcgccaccatgcccggctaattttttctatatatattagttgtccaattaatttctttctattttatagtagagacggggtctccctcttgcttaggctggttttgaactcctgaccttgagcaatccaccctccttgcCCTCcgagaatgccaggattacaggcatgagccactgtgcccggccttgcTACTGATTCTTATCTCCCATGTGAATCATCTCTCTCAAGTCCTCATAGTCTTGTAACATCTTCAGCTCTCCTCTTCACTTAGTGAAATCCTGGCCATTAATAACCAGCCCCCTTCAAGATCACCTCATTCCATGAACAGGCCACTGTATATACTAGGCATTGAAAGACACAAAGATCTATGGTGATTGGTACTTGCgtcagcaagttgtaatctttttttttttttttttgagacagagtctcgatctgttgcccaggctagagtgagtgccgtggcgtcagcctagctcacagcaacctcaaactcctgggctcaagcaatcctcctgcctcagcctcctgagtagctgggactacaggcctgcgccaccatgcccggctaattttttctatatatattagttgaccaattaatttctttctatttatagtagagacggggtctttttttttttttttgagacagagtctcactgtgttgcccgggctagaggtCTGTGGccacagcctagctcacagcaacctcgaactcctgggctcaagcgatccatctgcttcagcttcccaagtagctgggactacaggcatgtgccatcatgcctggctaattatatatattgaccaattaatttctttctatttttagtagagatggggtctcactcttgctcaggctggtttcgaactcctgacctcaagcaatccacccgccttggcctcccagagtgctaggattacaggcgtgagccacctctcctggccaatgtcaatttctttaaaaaaaatcaagaggaaaaaagTAACGCCATGGAATGAGGTGGTCTGGAAGGGGGCTGGTTATTAATGGCCAGAATTTCATGAAGTGAAGAGGAGCGCTGAAGATGTTACAAGATGCTGAGGATTTGGGTAAGATGATTCACGCTGCAGATAAGAATTGCAGgcagaagccgggcgcggtggctcacgcctgtaatcctagctctctgggaggccgaggcgggcggattgctcgaggtcaggagttcaaaaccagcctgagcaagagcgagaccccgtctctactataaaatagaaggaaattaattggccaactaatatatatacaaaaaattagccgggcatggtggcgaatgcctatagtcccagctacttgggaggctgaggcaggaggattgcttgagccaggagtttgaggttgctgtgagctaggctgacgccacggcactcactctagcctaggcaacaaagcgagactctgtctcaaaaaaaaaaaaaaaaaagaattgcaggCAGAGAAGCCAGATGATGAAGGCTGGTTTTATCATGTAGGTCTTGAGAGAAGGGAAAGACCAGCAGTGGCTTCCCTGGGGCTAACATGTTTGTGgctctcctctccccatcccaggTGGTGTGTAAGAAGTACCGGGGATTTGCCATCCCTGAGGCACTCCGGGGAGTGCATCGGTACTTGAGGAACGCCTATTCTCAGGAAGAATTCGCCTCCACCTGTCCAGATGATGAGGAGATCGAGCTGGCCTATGAGCAAGTGGCCAAGGCCCTCAAATAAGCCCATCCTGGAGTTCTCTCAGCCACCTCCATTTTCTCCACAGAGGCTCTGGGTAGTTTCCATATTGCTACCCAATGGACACACTCCAAAATGGCCAGTGGGCAGGGAGCCCTGGAGCACTGTgcagggctgggaagaggggaggggatgaAGGCCTGGGTGAGATTTTTATTGTGGGTTGGGTAGGACAACCTATTTCAgtaataaaatacacaataaaaatctAGTGGTCTTTCTTACACAAAGGTGGCTTGAAGTGACGGTGACACCAGATGAGGAGTAGATCAGTGATCTTGAGCTCAGGGCAGAAGCCATTTGTGGCGGGGCTGCGATTTTTAGTGCGGGTCCACCGTAGTGCTGTCCTGTGATCCATGTCGCATTTGCAGTCCCGCCACCAGGGCCGGCCAGACCTGGGTGGGCCTAGGCAGCGCTCGCGGGGCGGTGCTGACTTCTGGCAAGGGGGGCCCAGTTTGGGTGGAATGGGCGCGGCATAGCTGGGCGGAACGGGTGTGGCCTCCAGAAGCCCCGCCCCGTCCCGCTTAGACAATGCCCCGGAGCAGCCAGACCGTCTCGCCCCCGCCCCATCGTAGTACCTGAGCTCGCCTACCCGAGGACCCCCCAAATTTGGACCTCCCAGTTCCCGAGGCTTAAGACTGGGACTCCTTTCCTCACCAACTCTGTCCACAGGGGGTGGGACCCCAGCCGAGATCACAGCGCGACTGGAGTGGGGGTGGCAGTTGGAGGTGAGTCTGGGATTGGGGGTGTCCCCTGGACCGTGTGGGGGCCGGAGTTTGGGGATGCCGGGACCATACCTGCACCGGACAGAGTGCGGGGAACCAGCATGTGGGCGCGGAGCTGGTGGAGTGCACTTTGGGGGAAGATGTACTGGGGATCGGGTCCGGGAGCCTGGAGTGCCCGGAACCACGCCCACTGTTTCCCCGCCCCTTGCATTTCGTTTTAGACCTCTCCCAGTCCTCCGGGACTAAGTCTGGTTTTTACTGGGTCGTGCTAGGGGCAGCGTGTCGGGCCGGGGTGGAGAGAGGATGCTTAACTCCTTAGGCTCTaattcctcccctcacccctctctcCTCGCCTCATTCGGGCATCCGGGACTTCCATCCCCCAGGCCCTGACTCTCTCCCCAGCTTTCTCCGCGTCCCATAGTCCCTGTGGGTCCGGGGCCAGACTTAAGGTCCCTGTACCAGCGAGCAGCTGAGGGTTAAGGGGGCGGGGCCGCTGCATTTTTGGGGAGTGAGCGCATCCTAGTGGTTGCCAAGAGGGGCGCCGGCCAGGGACCTAACCTAGCCCCAGAGCCCGGGCAACAGGTGTTTTGGAGATTAGGGATCCCAGCCTTGTTCTTCGGACTCCTCTTAAAGAAGCAGACTCGGGAGGGTGCGGGTAGAGTGAGGTCGACGGGAGAGGAAGGTCGGGAGGGGGTGGGGCGGAGTGGGAGGGGCGCCCAGAGATGGCGGGAGGAAGACCTGGGCGCTCTTAACGTCGCCGCACACCCTTCTCTGCATGTCTTTCTCTGCCTCCCACCTTTTATGTTCCTTCTCCCAGACAGGTGAAATAAGAGAAAACCAAGAAACCAGCACGGCCGGAGGGGGCGTCTCTGTGGATGGGATGGGGACgtcaggggaggggctgggccgcTGCTCCCATGCCCTGATCCGGGGGGTCCCAGAGAGCCTGGCGTCGGGGGAAGGTGCGGGGGCCGGCCTTCTGGCTCTGGACTTGGCCAAAGCTCAAAGGGAGCACGGGGTGCTGGGAGGTAAACTGAGACAGCGACTGGGGCTGCAGTTGCTAGAACTGCCTCCTGAGGAGTCCCTGCCACTGGGACCACTGCTTGGTGACACGGCTGTGATCCAAGGGGACACCGCCCTAATCACGCGGCCCTGGAGCCCCGCTCGCAGGCCAGAGGTGAGCGCCGCCGAGCAAGGGTGTGGTAGGGAAAGGTGGGAGGAGCTGACGTCCGGGGCTTTGGGGAAGAATTGGGAGTGGGACTGCGTCAGCCCCGCGCCCCCTTCTCCTGCCCTAAGGTTGATGGGGTCCGCAAGGCCCTCCAGGACCTGGGGCTCCGAGTTGTGGAGATGGGAGACGAGAACGCGACGCTGGACGGCACTGATGTGCTCTTCACCGGTGAGGCTGGGCGCCGGCACTCCCGGGTCTTGGCACAGGGACACGGAGCTGGGGGGACTGGGTCGTCTGCGGCCCTGCTTCCAACTCCCGCCCTCagaccgccgccgcctcccgGACTCAGGCCGGGAGTTTTTCGTAGGCCTCTCCAAGTGGACCAATCACCGAGGGGCGGAGATCGTGGCCGACACGTTCCGGGTGAGGACAGGGACCGGGCCTGGGAGCGAGCGGGTGGGAAGGGCCGAGAGCCCGAGGGGAGGGAGCGGCCGAGCGCGGCCCGTTGGAGGGTTTCTGCCCTCGCCCTTCCCTCGCTCCTCAACGCCTGCCCTTGCTCTCCCCAGGACTTTGCCGTCTCAACTGTGCCCGTCTCGGGCCCCTCCCACCTGCGCGGCCTCTGTGGCATGGGGGGGCCCCGCACCGTCGTGGCGGGCAGCAGCGACGCCGCCCAGAAGGCAGTCAGGGTGAGGAGGGCGGGCCGAGGGAGTGGGGCAAACGGAAGCGGCGTGGCTCCGGCCGGGCTGGCGGGAAGGTGGGAGGCTTCGGGAATTAGCCCCATGCCTGCCCTCACCTGGCTTTCCCTCTAGTGGTCAGAACACGAAAGTAAATAAGAAGTCactacaggccaggcgcggtggctcacgccgccgtaatcctagctctctgggaggccaaggtgggcggatcgtttgagctcaggagttggaaaccaacctgagcaacagcccaatcagcaaaagcgagacccgtctctactataaatagaaacagattaattggccaactaatatatacagaaaaaattagccgggcatggtggcgcatgcctgtagtcccagctacaggctgaggcaggaggatcgcttgagtttgaggttgctgtgagctaggctgacgccagggcactcactctagcctgggcaacaaagtgagactctgtctcaaaaaaaaagaagaagaagaagaagttacAACAGCGGGACAGGGAGCTGGGAGACTGCAGAACAGGGGTGATTGACTTGCTCTTCCAGAGTTTCAAGAAATTCCCCAGAGGTGACTGACATCTAAGCTGTGACTCTAAGTATGGATAGGACAGACAGGTGGGGGctgaagaagggaagaagagagttgCAGGTGAAAAGAACTGCATGCGAGTCCAAGTTGGAAATTAGGAAAGGTAaccaaagtgcttagaacagtgtctgacacatagtaaaccTATGTGCTTGCTGTCATTATGCCACAAATGTAACTCTATCCCCAGCCCTTAGTGGTGGTAGGGCAGGCAGATTCAATTGTTGAGAAACTGAGACTTGCatgcttcctcttttctcttccccaGTCAATGGCAGTGCTGACAGATCACCCATATGCCTCCCTGACCCTCCCAGATGACGCAGCTGCTGACTGTCTCTTTCTTCGTCCTGGGTTGCCTGGCGTGCCCCCTTTCCTCCTGcaccgtggaggtggggacctgCCCAACAGCCAGGAGGTGAGGGAGGGTAGAAGCTCCACCACCAATAACCAGAAAAAGGAGTTTCGGGTTTTCCTAGTGGGAGGATAGAGGGGTCTCTTTTCTAGAAGCCTGGGTGAGGCCCATCTAAGGGGGGGGCTGGCTCCGACCTCAGCGTCTTACTCCCTCTCTCCATTCCATGTCCTCCCTACAGGCACTGCAGAAGCTCTCTGATGTCACCCTGGTACCTGTGTCCTGCTCGGAACTGGAGAAGGCCGGTGCTGGGCTCAGCTCCCTCTGCTTGGTGCTCAGCACACGCCCACACACCTGAGGGCCTGTCCTTGGGTAGGGCAGCATGGAAagtagaagaggaaggagggtTAGATAGAGATGTTGAGTAGGCAGTAGTGGGGGAAGGGCCTCAAGACGGGGGAGGGCAGAGTGTGGGAAAAAGGATAGGGGCCACTGGGTGAGTATTCTCTCTCAGAGCCAATAAAATGGAATTGAACTTTTAGACTGGGCTGTGGCTGGTGTCTTACTGGGGCATAGGGATGGGGCAGGGCTGAAACCGAGGTTGGGGTCAGTTCAGGGAAGGTCTCTTTCATTCAAAAACCTCCCATTAGGCATTTACTGACTCATTGCCCAACCATGTCATAAGTGCTTGGACACAAGATAGAAAAAACAGAATTTCTGTTGTGGCAAATGTATTGAGGGCAGGGAAGAGAGTGTGTAGGTGGATCACTCACTGAGTTTATCTAAATCTCAGATGATTCAGAGAGTGGTAGAACACCACTCCACCCCTATttgatagagaaaaagaaatgacactTCCAGGaacattcattttcattcactcatttactgAGGCTTAGCAGTGGCATCAAAAGGGTCAGTCTCCTGATGTCAGGGCACATGAAAATTCCTTACAAGTTGAAATACAAGTTGTGATGGAACAATTCATGGGAGCCTGTTTctatgaggggaaaaaagggggCTCCCTAGGACATCAAAGTGTATGCAGGGATGGGAAAAGAGGATCACGAACAACTTTCCAGAAAAGGCTACCCTTGAACTGAGTCCTGAGGATAAAtaagaattagccaggcaagtagtggggtggagggaagagggtAATCCAGGA of Microcebus murinus isolate Inina chromosome 5, M.murinus_Inina_mat1.0, whole genome shotgun sequence contains these proteins:
- the CLIC1 gene encoding chloride intracellular channel protein 1 — its product is MAEEQPQVELFVKAGSDGAKIGNCPFSQRLFMVLWLKGVTFNVTTVDTKRRTETVQKLCPGGQLPFLLYGTEVHTDTNKIEEFLEAVLCPPRYPKLAALNPESNTAGLDIFAKFSAYIKNSNPALNDNLEKGLLKALKVLDNYLTSPLPEEVDETSAEDEGISHRKFLDGNELTLADCNLLPKLHIVQVVCKKYRGFAIPEALRGVHRYLRNAYSQEEFASTCPDDEEIELAYEQVAKALK
- the DDAH2 gene encoding putative hydrolase DDAH2 isoform X1 translates to MSFSASHLLCSFSQTGEIRENQETSTAGGGVSVDGMGTSGEGLGRCSHALIRGVPESLASGEGAGAGLLALDLAKAQREHGVLGGKLRQRLGLQLLELPPEESLPLGPLLGDTAVIQGDTALITRPWSPARRPEVDGVRKALQDLGLRVVEMGDENATLDGTDVLFTGREFFVGLSKWTNHRGAEIVADTFRDFAVSTVPVSGPSHLRGLCGMGGPRTVVAGSSDAAQKAVRSMAVLTDHPYASLTLPDDAAADCLFLRPGLPGVPPFLLHRGGGDLPNSQEALQKLSDVTLVPVSCSELEKAGAGLSSLCLVLSTRPHT
- the DDAH2 gene encoding putative hydrolase DDAH2 isoform X2, with translation MGTSGEGLGRCSHALIRGVPESLASGEGAGAGLLALDLAKAQREHGVLGGKLRQRLGLQLLELPPEESLPLGPLLGDTAVIQGDTALITRPWSPARRPEVDGVRKALQDLGLRVVEMGDENATLDGTDVLFTGREFFVGLSKWTNHRGAEIVADTFRDFAVSTVPVSGPSHLRGLCGMGGPRTVVAGSSDAAQKAVRSMAVLTDHPYASLTLPDDAAADCLFLRPGLPGVPPFLLHRGGGDLPNSQEALQKLSDVTLVPVSCSELEKAGAGLSSLCLVLSTRPHT